One window from the genome of Streptomyces sp. Alt3 encodes:
- a CDS encoding RNA polymerase sigma factor — MWLKAKGKEKTWSLDSAALGEVTIPDPCGDIAEQVDLVQLLRRLPALQRTVMAFEIDGATPTQTADALGVPGPNVRQNLRRARQSLERMLQEQDEGGAL; from the coding sequence ATGTGGCTCAAGGCCAAGGGGAAGGAAAAGACCTGGTCCCTGGACTCCGCTGCTCTGGGCGAGGTGACCATCCCTGACCCGTGTGGCGACATCGCCGAGCAGGTCGACCTCGTGCAGCTGCTGCGGCGGCTTCCTGCCCTGCAGCGCACGGTAATGGCCTTCGAAATCGACGGGGCCACACCCACGCAGACCGCTGATGCGCTCGGAGTCCCAGGCCCCAACGTTCGTCAGAACCTGCGCAGGGCACGTCAGAGCCTCGAGCGCATGCTCCAGGAACAGGACGAAGGAGGTGCACTGTGA
- a CDS encoding DUF6247 family protein, with product MSAQPEEAPAPPAPAAAAHVLAQLRADRRAGTWVTAFERDWNKALDDSRHTYSLTPLHDVVRTWQLRVAAAPAVDAYMDSGRDEAAFVDLDDVLGARG from the coding sequence ATGAGCGCGCAGCCTGAGGAAGCCCCTGCCCCGCCGGCCCCGGCCGCCGCAGCCCACGTGCTCGCCCAGCTGCGGGCCGACCGGCGCGCGGGGACGTGGGTGACGGCCTTCGAGCGGGACTGGAACAAGGCTCTTGATGACTCCCGCCACACCTACAGCCTGACCCCGCTGCATGATGTCGTGCGTACCTGGCAGCTCCGCGTCGCCGCGGCTCCGGCCGTGGACGCCTACATGGACTCCGGTCGCGACGAGGCAGCCTTCGTGGACCTGGACGACGTCCTGGGTGCCCGCGGATGA
- a CDS encoding sigma-70 family RNA polymerase sigma factor, with protein sequence MTQSSGGPYEDRSVEEQIQHLKSREKHFKRVIEKRIARGHIDDVWQEALLHMFKRLQSGPPVAKLDAYMATVCVNAATDLLRQLGRQADAFAGGDLDEFSETGIVIDFDRDVDLVRVQSVMREELTPQQHKVYILKHYYGLDSRSIAELVGAASDSAVRQMIRAANRRLREPAVMRRLAAED encoded by the coding sequence ATGACGCAGTCGTCCGGTGGTCCCTACGAGGATCGATCAGTCGAAGAGCAGATTCAGCACCTGAAGAGCCGCGAGAAGCACTTCAAGCGGGTGATCGAGAAGCGCATCGCGCGTGGACACATCGATGACGTGTGGCAGGAGGCACTCCTTCACATGTTCAAGCGTCTGCAGTCCGGGCCCCCGGTCGCGAAGCTGGACGCCTACATGGCGACCGTCTGCGTGAACGCGGCGACCGACCTGCTCCGCCAGCTCGGCCGACAGGCCGACGCCTTCGCCGGCGGAGACCTGGACGAGTTCAGCGAGACCGGCATCGTGATCGATTTCGACCGCGATGTGGACCTTGTGAGGGTCCAGTCAGTCATGCGCGAGGAACTGACTCCGCAGCAGCACAAGGTCTACATCCTCAAGCACTACTACGGGCTCGACTCCCGCAGCATCGCCGAACTGGTCGGTGCAGCGAGTGACAGCGCTGTGCGCCAGATGATCAGGGCAGCCAACCGGAGGCTTCGCGAACCGGCCGTGATGCGCCGGCTCGCCGCGGAGGACTAG